In Besnoitia besnoiti strain Bb-Ger1 chromosome I, whole genome shotgun sequence, the genomic window ACAAGTTTCTACATGAAGCACTGACATGACAGGCGTTGGCATGTCTGCCACAAGACCTCCAGACATAATGACAAAGCATGAGACTATCACCAACCGCCACGCGGCAAGACGTTGTTTAGAAGCCAGCATTGACATCAGAACACGTAGCGTTGTACATATCTTCCAAGCATACAAGTGCCATGCAGCGCTCGGCTACCTGATCTTCTGGTAACTTCGCCGGGGACTGGCAGACAAATATTGGGTGGTCAAAGCCATGGCACCACCCCACTGAAGGTCAGGGTTGGCGTATTGCGCGAATGCTCGTCACTTGTGGCGTGACGTCATGGAGTGAAAGGTGCTTTCCTGTAAGAGTTTGACATATGGGCGACGATGTGTTTGTGGTACAGTTCGGAATGTCCAGAAGTGCCTGTTTCGCAAGCTGAGCCAGTCGCAGGTCACTGTCATTCTTGATGATGAGAATTTGTTCAACGCCGTTGTTCCTTGCTGACAGGCCTCCGAGCTTCAGGCGATCTTTTGTGAAACCTGGATCGTTAGCAGCCTTGGAGACAGCGCGAAAGAGGGAGTCTTCGAACTCTGCGGCACAGAGGTTCCTGTACCCCTGGCAAATTGTTCTGAGCATTTTTAATGGAGGGACGTTCATGAAGATGCGCAGCTCGGAGTTTCCTCCGcgttccttcctcttctcatCCGGCGGTGATATAGCTACATCTACCACAGGGGGACCGGCGTAGCAGCCGTATCTTTCACTGATGACTGAAGAGGCACCTGCAGTGCTCCACTCGTCATGAAACGTTCCAAATGTGCAAACAGCTCCTCCAGATAGTACATCGGGAGTTGCAGGACACTGCCTAATGtgcggcgagctgcggagTCGGTGTTCGAGCTCCCATGCCGCTCTTCGAAGTTTGCTAGTAACTGCTGTTGTCCCCCCATCAACTGAACGGTGGCGCTCCCGTCGTCATCTTTCTTTTCGTCGACAGCATCACCAGCCGATACCACTTCTGCAATAGACGAGACACTCATGCAAAGAGAGACTGACGCAAAGCTCGGGCGACTGTGCACGAACAATCGGCGCCTATCAAATCAACGCACCGTTCGACGTCTGGtatgcgccgccgcgttaCGAATGCGAATGACCGCGGTGGGTATCGCATCCCCTCGTACCATATTCAGTCTCCAAGTGACTTTCAGGCATTCCACTTTCAGGGGGCTCATCGACTGCTATTCCAGACGAATACGATAGATATTTCTTCCAGCTGTGCCGCCGGTCTGCTGTTCTTGACAGTGCACGGACGCGCGCAGGAAAGGCCTTGGCAGTGAACGGGCCTTGCCAGTGCCGATGGCTTGTCAAGGTGCCTGCTGTTCTGGGCTCAATTGGTATGGTGCAAGCTGAAACGATTAAAACCTCAGAGTTGGTGGGACACGGTGAGGATTCAATACCCATACAGGCAAAAGGGTCTACATTCTCCCGAACAGCTTTTGAAATGCTTCACTTACCAGTCATTATCGCCGCCGCCACAAGAAACAGCAAAAATCCAGTGTGTAGAGATCTCATCTTTCCTGAAAATGAGCTTGCAGACGCGTGCTGCCTACACACGCAGCAATCTCACTGTCCACGTCGGTATTGTATCCAAGCTCGGCGGACTGCTCagaagcggagaggacggcAGGCAAAAATTCTGCTGTTTGCTCCGCAGCGATTGATTCGGCACCCAATAAATGGAAATGAAGCCACTTAGAGCTGCGTGACGCCTGAGACAGTTACTGCTCTGTGTACCACAAAAAACATTGGAACGGAGGTCGGAACCTCATCAGAAATGACGAACGAGTACGAACAAGGAAAAAAACCACTGACAGGCTTCCTTAGTAACGTACTCGTTCCACTTTTCGTAACTGCCACATAAATAGACTAAGGAGTACTGATTCGACGTCTTTCAAATGCTCTCTTAGCGGTTAGTGATACCGCCTGGCAGGCAATAACAACTCTCCAGAAGAATACACGCTTGAAACTGAGAGCATATTGGTGTAGAGCACTGAAGCTCCTCAGGTGAAGGACAACATGACATAACGCCAGGATCTCCCACGCCTTTTCCCTTTTTCACAGTTtccgctgcagcttcttcaaTCCATAAGGGAGTACGCTTTTCCCGAGGGCGTTTCCCGTTCAAAAAATGAAGGCAAGCACGGACGTCGTGCTGAATGGAAACACGGGGTGCGGCAATAGCAATGAGTATGGCACCCCAGAGCTCAGTCTACTTCCTGTATTCCAGTTGTTACGGCACCCGAGTGCCCGCCCGCCTTCGAACCATCTACTAGGCGTACTGGCCCACTGCACGATATGGTGGTCTTCCTGCATAGGATGATAGGCTATCACTGTGTCGTTTGGTTTACAAGACTCCATGTTTTCCTTCCCCCGAACAAAGAACTCAACTCTACGCACGTCCAGAACAACTGTACATTCTTCGCCTTGCCTGCAAGCGGACAAGTAACATACAATGGGAAAAACTAGAGGCCGGGGCTAACCGACCGCGCGATTACTGCGTTCCTCTTGATGCCGCTTGTCAGCGTGCGCGAGGGGTCTCTTTGTGTCATCTGGCCACACCGATGCTAGCTCCAGCGAGTCTTCAGTATCACTAGCTTTTGTGTTGAGGACTGCCACAGCACCGGGGGACATGCCGCCAAACGGAACCTGGACTACACGACGGGTCTTCTGTACACCGATACACTAGCTCAGGGTCAGTTTCTCAGCTTTTGGGAGACACCAGAGGGAGGTTGTAGACCCATTGCATGGCTTCATCCGTGCCCCCCGGCACACGGCTTGTCAGATTCAGCCATAGAAGATGACACCTCGCAGGGTAAATACCGAAGTTGGCATCTGCCAGTTTGCCAAAGCGGGCAGCCACTGACGCCACAATCCGCCACAGACTACGCGTCGTGGTAGGCCACTGCCCGGATCTGCGCACTGTTGCTCTCCGGTGCAGCATCGACAGTGCCTCAGATATACCTACAGCGTCACGTCTCTGCAGAGATGAACGACGATTAGTCTGGAGCGGTACATGTGGTGACTCTGCGCAGAGAACAGGAGGTGGGTCTTCAACATGAAGAGCTACGTGCCTCGTGTCAAGGGAACCAGCGCGAACCTGTACGCCTGTCATTCACGCCAGCCGCGACAGGCTTCCCCAGAGCTTGCCAAAGGCCTCAGCAATACAGAAATAGTGAACCTCTCTGATGAGGCTGGACACCACTATCAATCCTTAAACCGGTATTAACCACCTGCTCGACTCCCGTTGACCATGAGGACTCCTCGTGCCAGCGATTACTCACAAACGCTCTTCATAAAGAACACGAACGAAACGTCCTAATGAACCAGTGCGTGCCGCGGTTGACAATCAGATGCAGCGCCGGAATGCCCCCTTAAAAAAACTCCACTCAGAAACTTCAAGCTGCGTGCACGCGGAACATTTCAAGAAGATCGAGGATGCGTTGAAGCCGCGGGGCGGGCAAACGGTTGAGCGTCGGAATTAGTGCTTTTGCTTCGTCTGG contains:
- a CDS encoding hypothetical protein (encoded by transcript BESB_009940), with amino-acid sequence MLRTICQGYRNLCAAEFEDSLFRAVSKAANDPGFTKDRLKLGGLSARNNGVEQILIIKNDSDLRLAQLAKQALLDIPNCTTNTSSPICQTLTGKHLSLHDVTPQVTSIRAIRQP
- a CDS encoding hypothetical protein (encoded by transcript BESB_009950); amino-acid sequence: MSVSSIAEVVSAGDAVDEKKDDDGSATVQLMGGQQQLLANFEERHGSSNTDSAARRTLGSVLQLPMYYLEELFAHLERFMTSGALQVPLQSSVKDTAATPVPLW